The Candidatus Bipolaricaulota bacterium nucleotide sequence ATGGTCTCCGACTGTCCACTCTCCCTCGTAAAACATCTCTGTGTTGTTTCGCCAGGCTGAAAAAACCTCATCGCCTTCTCCATTCTCAATCCAGACATGGATATCTGTCAAGTTGCCATATGGCTGCGGATCATATGACTTGCCCCTTATGGTGAGAACACCGTCTTGATAACTAACATTCGCCCAGTGCATGAAGAAATTTAGGTATGCCTCGCTCTCGTCCGGAGAATAAAAATAATCGGTATTCCCAAGCACGTCGCCGTCGGAAACGGAAACAATTTCCGCAATCGGCGGTGCCGGATATCCGTTCTGAAGAGCAGGATTGAGATGGTCATCATGATTGAAATGCAAATCCGTTTCCTGGCTGCGGTCAAGAGTTATATGTATAACGTCCACAGGCCCTTCCTCTCCCTCATCATTCATGCTCTGTGCATATATAGTATAGCTTCCATCAGGCAGTGACTTGGTGTCCCATGTTATATTCAAATCATGCTGGTCAAGGAATCCGTCGCCGGAGATAACCACCATCTTTTTGAACCACGAAGGGTCACAGCCGCCATTTTCATAGTTGATAATTTTATCAACGACTGTCTGCACTTCGCTTATGCTGCGGCAGGCAAGCCGCCCCACCGCCACATCCGGGAATAGATCAAGGTAGGTGTCATTCTCAACGCCAGGCTTGTTCCAGGCAGCAAATATGCCATCGCCGTTAGGATCCCAGTCCTCGAAGGCGCCGCCCTCTTTGTAAATGTCTGCATAATATAAATCGCTTATAACTCCGGGGTCGTGGATGGTTTCCTCATCCAGCGGAAACGCCGGATTATCCCACAAATTTGTATATCTCACTGGCAGATACCAGCCCCTTGACCCAATGTTCGAGTTGTCCTTGGGTTTTGCCCAGAACTGGGATTTGAGCCCGCCTACAAGCATGACATACTTTATCCCCCACTGCTCCACCGCATCTTTTATGAAGTATTTTATTTTCTCAGCCTCATCGCTTCCGTCATAGTCGCTGTAAATATCCTCTGTCGTTTTCAGGAAGGTGGAAATGCCGTGGCTGTTTTTATGTTCAACGAGCCGCTCCAGCTCTCCTGAAAATTTCCCGGGAGCAATTATAACCATGTCATACGCGCTGTATGACGGAAACGGGCTGCGAGAAGGGCTGTCATATTTAACCTGCACATCAGCGCTTCTGGCAACTTCTATTTTGTTATCTGCGGGAGAATAGCGGACAGGATAAAAATTGATGATGAGCAGCGTCACATGCTCACCTGCCCCATTTAACCCGCATCCTGCCCTGTATGAATACCATGCATTGGGATAATACTCATGCTGGCTGTAAACTGCATCATCCCTCTCCAGATAATTTATCGCCACCCTGTCGCTCAAACCAAGAGGCAGCATTGCAGGCGCAGGGCGGACAGGCGCAGAAATGCTCATTTCCTTCACCCCCTGCGGTGTAACCTCGACTCTTATATTTTTGGCACCAAAAGGGAGTTCAACGACTTTCACCATTTTGGGAAGCACTGGCCTGCCGTTTTCCAGG carries:
- a CDS encoding peptidase C25, with the translated sequence MKKAISLAIVGMFLLGGIGTLEFKNAASATVSRNLDFMVPLLETERYGEKFLSINLKGVDTYLLENGRPVLPKMVKVVELPFGAKNIRVEVTPQGVKEMSISAPVRPAPAMLPLGLSDRVAINYLERDDAVYSQHEYYPNAWYSYRAGCGLNGAGEHVTLLIINFYPVRYSPADNKIEVARSADVQVKYDSPSRSPFPSYSAYDMVIIAPGKFSGELERLVEHKNSHGISTFLKTTEDIYSDYDGSDEAEKIKYFIKDAVEQWGIKYVMLVGGLKSQFWAKPKDNSNIGSRGWYLPVRYTNLWDNPAFPLDEETIHDPGVISDLYYADIYKEGGAFEDWDPNGDGIFAAWNKPGVENDTYLDLFPDVAVGRLACRSISEVQTVVDKIINYENGGCDPSWFKKMVVISGDGFLDQHDLNITWDTKSLPDGSYTIYAQSMNDEGEEGPVDVIHITLDRSQETDLHFNHDDHLNPALQNGYPAPPIAEIVSVSDGDVLGNTDYFYSPDESEAYLNFFMHWANVSYQDGVLTIRGKSYDPQPYGNLTDIHVWIENGEGDEVFSAWRNNTEMFYEGEWTVGDHAVQGRGGALYYMPDDFKQDVLFASNGRLTGQDDVLEALNKGSGFVFMSGHGSPNSWGDHYPGVPGNRQHASITGLVVTQLKPWFPYIGFPVFPIDTLSNGEKLPVAVVGGCHNSQFNVSMVPAFLHAFHLLFSFFPDNSMWTYGQLVPECLSWRLVRNPDGGAIASMGNTGLGYGVPGRDCTTGGGDGWITSEFFRQYGEKGYHVLGDAYVQTQTSYVSTFDMTDLGAG